The proteins below come from a single Corylus avellana chromosome ca3, CavTom2PMs-1.0 genomic window:
- the LOC132174190 gene encoding uncharacterized protein LOC132174190: MYQRLQNWSQGSKYVNEYTEEFNKLLTRVDLSETEEQLVSRYIGGLRPQIQDTLNLFDPSKVSEAHQRALLIEKASARGSFNLFGRSGGGSYNRSRVPFTTREAPSQVTGPSKNPTPMGQPSRLGATTGPKCFRCGEMGHRLADCRKGEKYGKALLIDSGEAFDEQGDGEEQAANFDDYDGAEEEFATRDDTPLLMVRRICYTPWKVEGDDGQRHTLFHTICTVGGKGCKLVIDGGSCENVVAEEAVRKLGLATEKHPTPYRLEWLKKGDEVIMSKRCLVSFSIGKRYKDKVWCDVVAMDACHILLGRPWQYDRNAHHDGRKNTYNFLVDNVKLTLLPDPGECPKPSTGTGQTLLARHEFVKEMLEVDCGCLLVCKEGKKVEEVPEEAKGLVEEFADVFPVELPDELPPLRDIQHQIDLMLGSSLPNRPHYRLSPKEHEELRRQVEGLLAKGHIRESLSPCAVPALLTLKNDGSWRMCVDSRAINKITVRYRFPIPLLDDLLDQLSGATIFTKLDLRSGYHQIRLRPNDEWKTAFKTREGLFEWLVMPFGLSNAPSTFMRVMNQAFRPFIGRFVVVYFDDILIYSPNRETHLLHVREVLQVLQKEKFYASPAKCSFMTDSVLFLGYVVSKDGLAVDEAKVVAVQDWSIPTTLHEEVGIGAVLSQGGRPVAFFSEKLSGSRLNYSTYDVEFYALVQSLRHWSSYLAYNDFILYSDLEVLKHLNSQDKLSSRHANWAAYVQQFSFTINHKSGPLNKVADALSRKSTLLTTMANEVIGFDLLKDSLSTDPLFGPIVDEMLLGNWSDFGLHNGFLFKGTQLCIPEGSL, encoded by the exons ATGTATCAACGGCTGCAAAattggagtcaaggttcgaagtACGTCAATGAATACACGGAGGAGTtcaacaaattattgacacgaGTTGATTTGTCTGAAACGGAGGAGCAATTAGTGTCCCGGTATATTGGAGGGTTGAGGCCACAAATTCAAGACACATTGAACCTATTTGACCCCTCTAAGGTGTCTGAGGCTCATCAAAGGGCGTTGTTAATTGAGAAGGCGTCGGCACGTGGGTCATTCAACTTATTTGGACGTAGCGGTGGTGGAAGCTACAACCGGTCAAGGGTTCCATTCACAACTCGAGAGGCCCCTTCCCAAGTTACCGGCCCAAGTAAAAACCCCACACCCATGGGGCAGCCAAGCCGACTCGGGGCTACAACCGGGCCCAAGTGTTTTCGTTGTGGAGAGATGGGACACAGGTTGGCGGATTGTCGCAAGGGTGAGAAGTATGGAAAGGCCTTACTCATCGATTCGGGAGAAGCTTTCGATGAACAAGGCGATGGAGAAGAGCAAGCAGCAAATTTTGATGATTACGATGGAGCCGAAGAAGAATTTGCCACTAGGGATGACACTCCTTTATTGATGGTGCGAAGGATATGTTATACACCCTGGAAGGTAGAGGGAGATGACGGACAGCGCCATACTCTTTTCCACACAATTTGCACCGTTGGAGGCAAGGGGTGCAAACTTGTTATTGATGGGGGCAGCTGTGAGAACGTCGTGGCTGAGGAAGCTGTTCGGAAATTGGGCCTTGCAACGGAGAAGCACCCTACACCATATCGCTTGGAGTGGCTCAAGAAAGGAGACGAGGTAATTATGTCTAAACGTTGCCTtgtgagtttttcaattgggaAAAGATATAAGGATAAGGTGTGGTGTGACGTGGTGGCAATGGATGCGTGCCATATATTACTTGGAAGACCATGGCAATATGATAGGAATGCGCATCATGATGGAAGGAAGAACACATACAACTTCTTGGTTGACAATGTGAAGCTCACTCTCCTACCCGATCCGGGTGAATGTCCCAAACCTTCAACCGGAACAGGTCAAACATTGTTGGCCAGACATGAGTTCGTTAAGGAGATGCTAGAAGTGGATTGTGGGTGCTTGCTAGTGTGTAAAGAAGGCAAGAAGGTAGAAGAGGTGCCGGAAGAAGCCAAGGGGTTAGTCGAAGAATTTGCAGATGTATTTCCGGTTGAGTTACCCGATGAGCTACCTCCTCTTCGTGACATACAACACCAAATTGATTTGATGTTGGGATCGAGCCTACCCAATCGACCACACTACCGCTTGAGCCCCAAAGAGCATGAAGAGTTGAGGCGACAAGTGGAGGGGTTATTAGCCAAAGGACACATTCGAGAAAGCTTGAGTCCTTGTGCGGTACCGGCTTTACTCACCCTCAAGAATGATGGTTCatggaggatgtgtgtggaTAGTAGGGCCATAAACAAGATCACCGTGAGATATCGGTTCCCTATTCCCTTGTTGGATGATTTGTTAGATCAATTGAGTGGGGCAACGATATTCACCAAGCTGGACCTAAGGAGTGGATACCATCAAATTCGGCTGCGACCAAATGATGAGTGGAAAACAGCGTTTAAGACGCGGGAGGGACTCTTTGAATGGTTGGTAATGCCGTTCGGATTATCCAATGCACCTAGCACATTCATGAGGGTGATGAATCAAGCTTTTCGGCCTTTTATTGGGAGGTTTGTCGTCGTATACTTTGATGACAtactcatttacagccctaatAGAGAGACACACCTTCTACATGTGAGGGAAGTACTTCAAGTGCTCCAGAAAGAGAAGTTCTACGCATCACCGGCCAAGTGCTCATTCATGACAGATTCGGTGCTTTTTCTTGGCTATGTGGTGTCTAAAGACGGGTTGGCCGTGGACGAAGCAAAAGTGGTGGCCGTTCAGGATTGGTCCATTCCTACAACATTACACGAGGAA GTCGGCATTGGAGCGGTTCTAAGTCAAGGTGGAAGACCGGTGGCATTTTTTAGTGAGAAGTTGAGTGGTTCAAGGCTCAACTATAGCACCTATGATGTGGAGTTTTACGCATTAGTGCAATCATTGAGGCATTGGAGTTCCTACCTCGCCTACAATGATTTCATTTTGTACTCAGATCTTGAGGTGTTGAAGCACCTCAACAGTCAAGATAAGCTTTCCTCCCGGCATGCAAATTGGGCTGCATATGTGCAACAATTCTCCTTCACCATCAACCACAAGTCAGGACCTTTGAACAAAGTGGCCGACGCCCTTAGCCGAAAGTCGACACTCTTGACCACCATGGCAAATGAGGTAATTGGTTTTGACCTTTTAAAGGATTCTTTATCAACTGACCCTCTTTTTGGGCCAATTGTTGATGAGATGTTGTTGGGTAATTGGAGTGATTTTGGGCTGCATAATGGGTTCCTTTTCAAGGGCACTCAGCTATGCATCCCCGAGGGTAGTCTCTAG
- the LOC132174191 gene encoding ankyrin repeat-containing protein BDA1-like, with the protein MHLALQNNQTQVVLQLLDVDKDLVRVQGREGGTPLHYAAQTEELDLLAEFIKVCPKFIEDVTIHRETVLHIALKHNMFDAFLLLLGWLRRAWFKNASLWEKKLLNWQDEKGNTVLHIAIVRLILNFKSFFRCKVDISTKNIRGYTTSNMLQGNTPDKQNQQIKDMLHCAKCFSIFYLSRVESFADYLKSPVQIDKKMYIFFLRQRTKMTNDTRNILLVVAALLATVTFQATLSSPGGLWQDNKLADTIAPIGAIVEDAHYTGIAIMDEYLFVVLAVLNVISFFITVFTIFVLLPRSGLFFLPLYIFSLCFVASLLITSPLDFVSGLHDLEVVAFMFSPLLVPVLEGIVRFRRRKLFKAFLPKVKVLDPTLT; encoded by the exons ATGCACCTTGCTTTGCAAAACAACCAAACTCAAGTGGTGCTCCAGCTACTTGATGTGGATAAAGACCTTGTTCGTGTCCAAGGAAGGGAGGGTGGGACTCCTTTGCATTACGCAGCTCAAACAGAAGAACTTGATCTTTTGGCTGAATTTATAAAAGTCTGCCCCAAATTTATTGAAGATGTAACAATTCATAGAGAGACTGTCCTGCATATTGCCCTCAAACACAACATGTTCGATGCTTTTCTCCTCTTGTTGGGATGGCTTCGGCGGGCCTGGTTTAAAAATGCCTCATTGTGGGAGAAGAAGTTACTGAATTGGCAGGATGAGAAAGGCAACACTGTGTTGCACATTGCT ATTGTACGATTGATATTGAATTTTAAGTCCTTCTTCCGCTGTAAAGTTGACATAAGCACCAAGAATATCAGGGGTTACACCACGTCTAACATGTTACAAGGAAATACACCTGACAAGCAAAACCAACAGATCAAGGACATGCTACATTGTGCCAAATGTTTTAGTATCTTCTATCTTTCGAGAGTTGAATCTTTTGCAGACTACTTGAAATCTCCAGTCCAAATTGACAAGAAGATGTACATATTCTTTCTCCGTCaaagaacaaaaatgacaaatgacACACGCAATATCTTATTGGTGGTTGCTGCGCTGCTTGCAACAGTCACCTTTCAAGCAACCCTCAGCTCCCCTGGCGGACTTTGGCAAGATAACAAGTTGGCCGATACCATTGCCCCCATCGGTGCTATTGTTGAAGATGCACACTATACGGGGATAGCAATCATGGATGAATACCTTTTCGTTGTACTTGCGGTTTTAAATGTGATATCCTTTTTTATAACAGTTTTTACCATATTCGTTCTCCTCCCTCGAAGTGGTTTGTTCTTCCTACCCCTTTATATCTTCTCTCTGTGTTTTGTCGCGTCATTATTGATCACATCTCCATTAGACTTCGTTTCTGGGTTACATGATCTGGAGGTAGTTGCTTTCATGTTTTCTCCTCTGTTGGTTCCAGTTTTGGAAGGCATTGTGAGGTTTAGGCGTAGGAAACTTTTCAAAGCCTTTCTACCCAAAGTCAAAGTGCTTGACCCAACTCTTACATAG